TCAAAGGATATATTTTAAGTATTATGCTTTTAAGGTTGGCAGGATAAACTtgttatacagagccggatatagaTCTCTTGTTCGGGAAactactttggagtattcggaggaggaacccgccttgcaatgccgaagacaatctgcgtgccggacacatcgtcattgaagactggttcaggggctactaagggagtcctggattatggggtcctcgggtgttcgggctatgtgacgtgggccagaCAGATGGGTCGTAAAGATAcgagatagaaggccttcccccgtgtccggatgggactctcctttgcgtggatggcaagcctggcgttcggatatgaagattcctttctctgtaaaccgactctgtacaatcctagccccctccggtgtctatataaaccgaagggtttagtccatagaggcaatcataatcatacaggctagacatctagggtttagccattacgatcccgaggtagatcaactcctgtaacccctatactcatcaaagtcaatcaagcaggatgtagggtattacctccattaagagggcccgaacctgggtaaacattgtgtcccttgcctcctgttacctttgatccttagacgaacagttcgggaccccctacccgagatctgccggttttgacaccgacattgatttctaccttcgtcgatttcagcatcgcgaagagcttgggaatcgtttcgtcatcccttgcatattatagttcatcacgaagttctagtaacttggtcatagtgactagagaactttctcaatcactatcttatcgggaagattaactcccacttgattcaagtgattgtagtaaccagacattctgagtacatgctcactggctgtgccattctcctccatcttgtaggcaaagtacttgtcagaggtctcatacctctcgacatgggcatgagtctaaaataccaatttcaactcttggaacatcttatatgctccgtggcattcaaaacatttttgaagtactggttctaagccgtaaagcatggtgcactaaactatcaagtagtcatcataccgagcttgtcaaacattcataacgtctgcatctgctcctgcaataggtctgtcacgtAGCGGTGCATgaacgtccattttgcatcatgtttccttactgttatttataatgtttttatccataataattctttttggagtaattctagagtcttttctctcataatatgcaaggtatacacaaagagggagaattccgccagctggaaatctggacctggaaaagctacgtctgCCCGCCTATTCTGCaaaactccaaacaagctgaaacttcacggagatttttttatggaatgtttgaagaatattggagcaaataactaccagagggggcccaccaggtgggcacaacccacctgggcgcgccagggagcccaggcgcgccctggtggattgtgctcacccaggcccagcTCCGGTTCCCAtgttctggtatataggtcattttgccctaaaaaaataaggagagggcTTTCGGGAcaaagcaccgccgtctcgaggcaggacttgggcaggagcacttttgccctccggtcgagcgattccgccgggggaacttccctcccggagggggaaatcattgtcatcatcatcaccaacaactctcccatcttggggaggacAAAAGTAACTACAGCACCCAAACCCGTAGAAGACGTTCTTGCCCTCGATGGGGACGTGCTTCTGCAGCCGCGCCGTGACCTGCTGTATCTGCTCGGCTGTTGGGGTGCGCAGCCCCTGCCGGTACAGCCCCTCCAGCATGCCGATCTGCTCCTTGGTCGGCGTCCAGCGCGcattcgccgccgccgccgcagagtTGTGCGACAGCGGCGGGGAGGGCAGCACCGCCGGATGGGGCGGGGAACTGGAGAGGCGGGTGGCAGCTTGGTGCTGGCGCTCGATGCTCTCCACGGCTAAGAAGGAAGGACCACTCTTCTCTGCATGCGGCTGGCGAACGCGCGCTACCAGGGGGCGCGCCATGGAGGAGCTCCTGCGCGCCGCTGTCCCTGCTGCTCTGCTGGGCAAGGGGAGGCCGCGGCTGCTCTACTGAGCGAAGCTGCCCGACGGGCGGGAGGTCGCCATCAAGCGCTCCGAACGACCGTACGCCGGCAAGATCCTCGACAGTTGGGTGCCGGTGCCGCGGGGGCACGAGGTGCAGGCACCCGAGGCAGTGGCGACaaaatatgctatttaatacccctctgatattGAGCATGattatgatttgtgagtagttacttttgttcttgaggtcatgggagaaatcatgttgcaagtaatcatgtgaacttgatatgtgttcgatatgttgatagtatgtatgttgtgattcccttagtggtgtcatgtgaacgtcgactacatgacacttcaccatatttggtcctaagggaatgcattggggagtagcaattagatgatgggttgcgagagtgacaaaagcttagaccccagtttatgcgctattccgtaagggaccgattggatccaaaagtttaatgctatggttagaattaattcttaatacttttctcgtagttgcagatgtttgtgggagggttaatcataagtaggatgtttgttcaagtaagaacaacacctaagcaccgctccacccacatatcaaattatcaaagtaccgaacacgaattaaaccaacatgatgaaagtgactagatgaaaatcccgtgtaccctcaagaacgctttgcttatcataagagaccgttttggcctgtcctttgcctcaaaaggattgggctaccttgctgcacttttgttactactatcattacttgctcgttacaaattatctagctatcaaactactcggttacttacaatttcagcacttgcggacattaccttactgaaaactacttgtcatttccttctgatcctcgttgggttcgacactcttacttatcgaaaagagctacaattgatctcctatacttgtgggtcatcaaggctattttctggcgccgttgccggggagtgaagcgcctttggtaagtggaatttggtaagggaacatttatatagtgtgctgaaatttattgtcacttgttactgtggaaaacaatcctttgaggggtttgttcggggtatcttcacctcaaccagaaccacaattagctacccctcaacctactgcacctactgaaaatatttaatatgaaattactttgggtatgatagaacaactgctagctatccttatgcaggagatggaacctaacatcctgatatgcacttgatatatgtagaacaaatttgtggattgttcaagcttgcaggtttacccggagatgaagttatgaaaaaggttttccctttatctttgtaGGGAAAAGCATTgccatggtataggctatgcgatgatattggatcttggaattggaaccgattaaaattggagttccaccaaaaatattatcctatgcatctagttcatcgtgatcggaattatatatataatttttggcctcgtgaaggagaaagtatcgctctagcttgggggaggatgaactcaatgttatattcatgccccaatcatgagctctcaagagaaattattatccagaacttttatgctcggctttctcataatgatcaaaccatgcttgatacttcttgtgctggttcctttatgaagaagactattgaattccggtgggatcttttggaaagaatcaAACGCAACTCttaagattgggaactcgacaaaggaaaagattcaggtattaaacttaagtatgattgtgttaaatcttttatggataccgatgcttttcaaaagtttagcactaaatatggacttgactctgagatagtagccttcttttgtgaatcatttgctactcatgttgatctcgcTAAAGAGAattggtttaaatatcacccacctattaaagaagaaatcaaagaaccgctaccagttaaagaagaaactataatttacaatattgatccagttgttcctactgcttatattgagaaaccacctttccctgttaggataaaggaacatgctaaggtttcaactttggtcaacaaaagctatattaaaacacctaaacctaatgaacaaattaaagtagaacctattattgctatggttaaagatctcttggaagaagatatggatgggcatgttatttacttctatgaagaagctgctagaattgccaacctgaaaaaaggataaacatagacctgttgttggcatgcccgtcatctcagttaaaataggagatcactgttatcatggtttatgtgacataggtgctagtgtgagtgctattcttTACACCTTATAttaagaaattatgaatgacatagcacccgcggAGATAGAAgacattgatgttactattaaacttgctaatagagacactatatcaccaattgggattgttagagatgttgaagtcttgtgtgggaaaataaaataccctactgattttcttgttcttggttccccacaagatgacttttgccccattatctttggtggacccttcttgaacaccgttaatgctaagataggtTGTGAGAAACAAATtttcggtgttagttttggtgatgagtctcatgagtttaatttttccaagtttagtagaatgcttcatgaaaaagaattgcctagtaaggatgaattaattggtcttgcttctattgatgtaccacctactgatcctttagaacaatacttgctagaccatgaaaatgattttcacatgcatgaaagaaatgaaatcgataagattttctttgaacaacgtcctctacttaaacacaatttgcctatttaaactctaggaggtcctcctccacctaaaggtgatcctgtgtttgaattaaaacaattgccagacactttgaaatatgcttatcttgatgaaaagaagatatatcctcttattattagtgctaacatTTCAGAACATGAataagaaagattattgaaagttctaaggaagcaccgagctgctattggatatactcttgatgattaaagggcattagtcccactctatgtcagcacaaaattaatatggaaccatgatgctaaaccggttgttgatcaccaacgttggttaaatccaaaaatgaaggaagtggtaagaacggaaatcttaaaacctttggaagcaggtataatctatcctatagctggtagtagatgggtaagtcctgttcattgtgtccctaagaaaggaggtataactgttgttcctaatgataagaatgaacttattccacaaagaatagttacaggttatagaatggtaattgattttagaaaattaaacaaaccaactagaaaagatcattaccctctgccttttattcaTAAAATGCTTGagagattatctaagcacacacattgttgctaccttgatggatattctggttttcacaaatacctgtttctcaacttgatcaagaaaagacaacttttacttgtcccgctggaacctatgcttatagacgtatgcctttcggtttatgtaatgcacctgctacctttcaaagatgtatgactgctatattctttgacttttgtgaaaagattgttgaggttttcatggatgatttctctgtttatgggaagtcttttgatgattgtctaagcaatcttgatcgtgttttgcagagatgtgaacaaacaaatcttgtcttgaattgggagaagttccactttatggttaatgaaggcattgtcttgggtcataaaatttttgaaagaggtattgaagtggaaaaagctaaggttgatgcaattgagaaaatgccatgtcctaaagatataaaaggtattcgtagtttcttaggtcatgttggtttctataggatatttatcaaagacttttctaaaatttctaggcctcttactaatcttttgcaaaaggatattccttttgttttttatgatgattgtttagaagcctttgaaacactaaAGAAAGCCTTactttctgcacctattgttcaaccacctgattggaacttgccttttgaaattttgtgtgatgctagtgattatgctgttggtgccgttctaggacaaagagttgataagaaattgaatgttattcattatgctagtaaaactctagacagtgctcaacgaaattatgctactactgaaaaataattcttagcagtggtgtttgcttgtgataaatttagaccttatattattgattcaaaagtaaccattcacacagaccatgctgctattaaatatcttatggaaaagaaagatgctaaacctataCTTATTcaatgggttctcttgttacaagaatttgatttacatatcattgatagaaaaggagctgagaaccccgtagctgataatttgtctaggcttgaaaatgtgcttgatgacccactacctattgatgatagttttcgtGATGAgaagttagctgcaataaatgtcccttttgttttttatgatgattgttttgaagcctttgaaacactcaagaaagccttaatttctgcacctattgttcaagcacctgattggaacttgccttttgaaattatgtgtgattcTAGTAATTATGCTATTGGTGATGTTCTAGGAAAAAGAGTCGATAAGgaactaaatgttattcattatgctagtaaaactctagacagtgctcaacgaaattatgTTACTACTgaaaagaatttctagcagtggtgtttgcctGTGATAAAtgtagatcttacattgttgactcTAAAGTTATCGTTCACACTGaccatgctgctataaaatatcttatggaaaataaagatgctaaacctagacttattcgatgggttctcttgctacaagaatttgatttgcatattactgatagaaaaggacctaagaaccccgtagctgataacttgtctaggcttgaaaatgtgcttgatgaacTACTACCTATTGATAATAGTTTTCCtcatgagcagttagctgcaataaatgttgctcataatactccttggtatgctgactatgctaattacattgttgctaaatatttaccacctagctttacataccaacaaaagaaaaaattcttcgatgatttaagacattacttttgggatgacctaaatctttataaagaaggagtagatggtattattagacattgtgtacctgagcatgaacaaggacaaatcctacggaaatgtcactccgaagcttatggagggcatcatgctggagatagaactgctcacatggtattgcaatctagattttattggcctactctcttcaaggatgcctataagtttgtcttatcttgtgatgaatgtcaaagaataggtactatcggtaagcgtcaagaaatgcctatgaattattcacttgctgttgaaccatttgatgtttggggatttgattacatgggaccttttccttcctctaatgggtatacacatatttcgGTTGcggttgattatgttactaaatgggtagaagctattccaaccaatagtgctgatcacaacacctctattaaaatgcttaagttattttcccaaggtttggagtccctagatatttaatgactgatggtggttcacacttcattcatggtgctttccgtaaaatgcttgccaagtatgatgttaaccatagaattgcatcaccttatcatcctcagtctagtggtcaagttgaacttagcaatagagaaataaaattaattttgtaaaagactgtcaataggtccaggaagaattggtctaagaaattacatgatgcactttgggcttataaaacaacatataaaaaatcctatgggtatgtctccttataaaatggtttatggaaaagcttgtcatttgcctcttgagttagaacataaagcatattgggccatcaaagagctcaattatgatttcaaacttgctggtgaaaagaggttatttggtattagctctttagatgaatggagaacccaagcttatgaaaatgcaaaattgttcaaataaaaagttaaaagatggcatgacaaaagaatccaaaagcgtgagtttaaagtcgaaGAATATGTTCtattgtacaactctcatttcagattctttgcaggaaaactcctctcaaaatgggaaggcccctatgttatcaaggaggtttatcggtctggagccatcaaaataaataatgccgaaggtactaacccgaaggttgtcaatgggcgaCGAATAAAACATCAAATCTccggtacgcccattaatgttgaaagtaatattatccaaattttgacaccggaagaacacataaaagagtccttccggaacactcaagaatcatgaaaataaggaggtacgtgatacggtaagtaaacggactccgaaaaatccggaaaaatatttttttgtcagttttggaatatttagaaaaataaggaacttccaggaagcgtaccctggtgggcatgggttgtgcccacctgggacaccttacggactccgtttttctacagtttacttgtcccccaagataaaaaatctatatgtacttcccgaacctgttaaccatgagagtgcaactatccctgggtggttttggtaattactaacaacatatagctcattgaactaatactatttcaagatgatcatttcagaaagttcaatgattggcatggcatggatcagaaatgtggacccctcaaaatgctatgGACACacattggctcaagctcaagactctactttttcattttagtgatccaagatcacattgagtccataggaaaagctaatactattaaaaggggatgagatGTTGCTTAATGGgctgcttgctcaaaatgcttagtgatatgctccaaaaaccctcaagcactttctcatatccacatatgtcccaaaccaaaagtcaaactcggccctaccgatttgatctatccggcgccaccgagttcatttgacatagccacagccagaaacactagtcacttcggtctcagtgatagggatctcggtctcaccgagatgggattgcaaactctctgtttcccttcgtaacattttggtctcaccgaaatgagtgaatcggtcccaccgagtttgcctgaccaactctctggctagcttattaccaaagtcggtcctaccgagtttgtgtagtcggtctcaccgagattacgttatgccctaaccctaatgaaatcggtcccaccgagttgacatgccGGTCCAACCGAAAagcctaatgttcacattttgaactgaatcggtctgaccgagttttctgattcggtcccaccgagtttggtgaattgtgtgtaacggttagattttgtctggaggctatatatacccctccacccactccaTTCAAggggagagccatcagaacatgcctacacttccagcatacattttctgagagagaaccacctactcatgtgtcgagaccaagatattccattccaaccacaagaattttgatctctagccttccccaagttgctttccactcaaatcatatttccaccaaatccaaatctgcgagagagagttgagtgttggggagactatcatttgaagcacaagagcaaggagttcatcatcaacacaccatatactaccttttggagagtggtgtctcctagattggttaggtgtcacttgggagcctctgtcaagattgtggagttgaaccaaggagtttgtaagggcaaggagatcgcctacttcgtgaagatctaccctagtgaggcaagtccttcatgggcgatggccatggtgggatagacaaggttgcttcttcgtggacccttcgtgggtggagccctccgtggactcgcgcaaccattacccttcgtgggttgaagtctccatcaacgtggatgtacgatagcaccacctatcggaaccatgggaAAAAATCTCCGcatctacattgcgtttgctgcctccaaactcctccctttaccttcacatgcaaatgttttacattccgctgctatactcttagacttgcatgtgtaggttgattgcttgacttgttctagagttgttaaaatctgccaagacttaaaattgggataaggctagatttttatttggtcaagtagtctaatcaccccctctagacatactttctatcctacaagtggtatcagagcgttggtctccatttgccttgatttccatagcttttggtgatcatagcatTGGTTTCACaccctaggagagtatggcgtctagccaGGGAAATTACCatcgtagaggtccttactttgatgctactaattttgctagttggaagcataagatgaaaatgcatattcttggacataaccccaccgtttgggctattgtgtgtattggcttacaaggtgaattctttgatggaaGAGAActgaaccgtgaagctaccgcggaagagttgaagatgctgcaatacaatgctcaagcttgcgatatgctcttcaacggattgtgccccgaagaattcaacaaaatcagccgtcttgagaatgcaaaggaaatttgggatactttgattgatatgcacgaaggtaccgactccgtcaaggaatccaaattggatgtgcttcaaagtcaacttgataatttcaaaatgaaggatggtgaaggtgtcgctgaaatgtactctaggcttgctctcatcacaaatgagattgccggcttagggagtgaagagatgaccgatagattcatcatcaagataATCCtcagagccttggatggaaaatatgataccgtgtgcacattgatccaaatgatgcccaattacaaagatcccaagccaacggaagtcattggaagaactgttgctcatgagatgtcactcacactacaaaaaaatacacttccgtgatgatacgtgtttgtcacagtaggtcacgttttctgtcatgcatgtacatccatgacaaatttatgacagattcaagatagtcatacttgtgctgtcatagaagtgttccatgacatcaccaaaattatcatcacggaagtgtccacttccttgacgata
This genomic window from Aegilops tauschii subsp. strangulata cultivar AL8/78 chromosome 4, Aet v6.0, whole genome shotgun sequence contains:
- the LOC109778402 gene encoding uncharacterized protein isoform X3, producing the protein MVNEGIVLGHKIFERGIEVEKAKVDAIEKMPCPKDIKGKLLSKWEGPYVIKEVYRSGAIKINNAEGMSVSISFRDVFLRIVSIRAIKSTHLSFSRTAQNEMAIPRCRRLTTRLPVQGRAKTSTS
- the LOC109778402 gene encoding uncharacterized protein isoform X2, giving the protein MKEVRCEQTNLVLNWEKFHFMVNEGIVLGHKIFERGIEVEKAKVDAIEKMPCPKDIKGKLLSKWEGPYVIKEVYRSGAIKINNAEGMSVSISFRDVFLRIVSIRAIKSTHLSFSRTAQNEMAIPRCRRLTTRLPVQGRAKTSTS
- the LOC109778402 gene encoding uncharacterized protein isoform X1 encodes the protein MKEVRCEQTNLVLNWEKFHFMVNEGIVLGHKIFERGIEVEKAKVDAIEKMPCPKDIKGKLLSKWEGPYVIKEVYRSGAIKINNAEGTNPKVVNGRRIKHQISGMSVSISFRDVFLRIVSIRAIKSTHLSFSRTAQNEMAIPRCRRLTTRLPVQGRAKTSTS